In Betaproteobacteria bacterium, the genomic window GCTATCGGCCCTTCTGAAGCGACCAACTAGGCTGTGCACTTTTCAGTGACTGGTACTAATGACAGCAGTCGTTGGCTCTACCAGTTCAAGTGACGGCTTCCTGACCCTGCCCCGGTTTCGCGCACACAAGAGAGTTGGAAACTTTATGATGAACGGAGGGCGAAATGACGAAGAAGGAAGCGGTGCCGAATCGGCAGTACACGGCGGGGTTCAAACAAGAGGCGGTCAGGTTGGCGGCCTCGATCGGGGGCAATGCAACAGCTAAGCGATTGGGTGTTCCACAGTCGACGGTGACGAACTGGGTTCGGCGAGTGCGCGATGGTCCGCCCGAACAAGCACAGCGCGAGGGCCTGCCTGTCCGACGGCCGATGTCCGATTTGGAAGCGGAGGTAAGCCACTTGCGACGGGAACTGGCCAGTGGGAAGCTGGACCTCGAAATCGAAAGTAAGGCGGCGGCGTAACTTGGGAAGGAGTCGCGGTGAAGTACGCTTAGATGGAAGCGCATCGCGACCTGTTCAGCGTAAGCCGGATGTGCCGGCAGTTCGATGTCTCGCGCCCGGGCTTTTGCCAGTGGCGAGTACGGGAGCTGAGCGATCGGTCAAGGGCCAACGAGAGGCTGGGTGTTCAGGTGGCGGCCATTCATGGAGCCAGTGGCCGCAGCTCGGATGAGACCGCATTCACCGGCAGATGCTCGATCAGGGGATACCGGTGGGCCGAGAACGCATCCGCAGAAGCGTCAGACGCCAGGGCTGCGCCCAGTGTACCGTCGGCCCTGTCGCGTGATGACGGATTCCAGCCACGACCACCCGGTGGCGCCGAATCTGCAGGAACGCCGATTCGATGGCTGGAAGTGAATCAAGCCTGGACGGCCGACGTCACCGGCGTGGCCGCCAGCGAGGGATCGCTGTACCTGGCAGTGGTCATGGATCTGGCCAGTCGACGCATTGTCGGCTGGTCGATGAGCGAACAGATCAAGGCCGATCTCGTGTGCGCGGCGTTGAAGTCGGCGTACTGGCGGCGCAGGCCCGGTCCCGGACTGATCATGCATACCGACCGCGGCAGTCAATACGCCAGCAGACCCTACCGTGCGCTGATTCGTGATTTCCGGATGAAGGCCTCGATGAGCGGCAAGGGCAATTGCTGGGACAATGCGGCGATGGAGAGCTTCTTCAAGACGCTGAAGGTCGAGCGCGTCTACCAAGTTCACTACCCCACGCGCGCGCAGGCCCGCCTGGATATCGTCAACTGGATCGAGGGCTTCTACAATCGAGAGCGACTGCATTCGTCGGTCGGCTATCGGACGCCAATCGCGGCAGAACACCGCCTCATGGCTGCATAGACTGGTGTACGTCGAATCGGAGCGGGGTCTTGGTGAACCCGCCAGAGATCAGTGAACAGATGGCACGCCCCAAGTCAAAGACTTCTGCGACAACGCTAAAGATGACTCCTGAAGTTCGGGTACTTTGGGAGCGCTGTGCAGCCGAGGAGCATCGCAACCTGACTAACATGTTCGAAGTCATTGTCCGCGCCGACGCCGAGACGCTGCGCAGCCCGACGGCAGGCAGCTCGAAGTTAAGGGCGGCGGACGAATGAGTGCGAGCCTCTTCTTTGAGGGCGACCGCAGTCGGTTCTTTCGGCCGCTGAACGGCACTCGTCGTGAGCTGGTGGTCGCGTGCCTACGTGCGCTCTATGAACGACTGCATGGGCCGACCGCCGATTACTCGCATAACATGACCCGCGATGCGTTGCGGGAACTTCTGTTCCCGGTCGTGCACGACTACCTCGACCGCGCTGCACCGGAGGCCGAACAGGACGAGTTCAACGAGCCTGAAGCCAACGACCCGCAGCAACTCACGTCGCTGCTCATGCGTACGCTGCTGCTCGATGGCTGGCTTGAACAGTTCGCCGACCGCCACGGCCTTGTCACCGCGTTCCGATTCTCCCGTCCTGGGAAGCTGTTCTCAGAAGCTCTGTGGGCCCTGGACCGTCCCAGCCGGAGCCGTCAGCGGAACATGCGTGGCTGCCGCAATGCTCTGGATGCGGCGCTTTCGACACGTGGCGACGCGCATGACCTGATGGACGCCTATGAGTACGCCGAAAAGGTCATCGAGGACCTGACAGAAGGCATCGACTACTTCCAGCAGCTGGTGCGCCACCTCATGCGGAGCGCGTCTGTGCACACGCAGTGGAGCGAGTTCGTCGAATTCCTGGACCGCTTTCAACGCGAGTATTCCAAGCAGCTCACAGCAGACGACGCTAACCTGAACCGGCAGGCTATCCGACAGAACATCGAGAAGTTGCGCGCCGTCACCGAGCAGAAGTTCAAGCGGATCGACGAGCAGCTTTACGATGTCGCTCATTGGGCGGTCAAGGAGTTCACAGGTCCGTCGATATATGACTGGCTGCTCGGGCGCATCGAAGACATCGTCGATGCGGCATGCGAGTCCAAGCAGCCCGGTTTCTTGAAGGCGATGGAAAGCTACCTCAAGCGCCTCACAGGCCTGGCGTTGCAATCGATGATGCTGCGTTCAGGCCAGACTCGCCATTCGTACCTCGCGGCCATCCAAAGCTGGCAGCGTCGTCCGAAGCTGACCAGGACGCGCTGCTGGCGCGAATCGGGAGCAGCTGGCCACTGCCGAGGTTCGTGTCCTCGATCCGTCGAGTTTCAAGCTGCGCCCGCCACGCAGCGTCGTAAGGCGGTGACGGTGACCATTCGGCCCCGGGCAACTCGTGAAGAGCGTCTGGCAGCAGCGATGGCGCGCGCCGAGTCCGAAGTGTTCTCGATTCCAAACGAGATGGTCGCCGAGAAGTTGCGATCCGACCTACGCCTGTTCCGTCACCCCATCCGCCTTCAGCGCTGCCTGCTGAAAGTGCGAGGACGTCTTGCGTGCGATGCAAGCCGTTGAAGCGCGCGCGGCGCCACTGGTAGCGATCTCACTGTCCGCAAGCTGACCACCCGCATGGACAACACGGTCTACATTGGAAACGACTACGAAATCGATCTCAAGAGATGAGCATATCTACTGCTGTGCGCGACCAGCTTGCCGTCGCCAACATCAAGGCCGACCGCTTCCGAGAGATCGTTGTCCGGCTGCTGTCATACGGGATTATCGTGCGCGACGAAGACCGCACCGAACAAATTCTCTACGACGACGCCCGGCGCGTCGAAGCCCTCCTTGAGGACTACTTCGAGGTCGCAGGCTTTCTGCTGCACCACGATTCGACGAACCAGTTCTACCGGCTCTACGCGCCGGGCGCGGTGGTCGACGGACTTCCGCAAGACACCCTGGAACCCGTGCCGTCCCTTCGCGCTCGTGTCTCGCCCGACTTCGTGGCGACTGCGCTAGCGCTGCGCTTTCTGTACCAGAACAAGCTCAACAATGGCGACATCCAGTCGCAAGGCGAGGCGCTCATCAGCTTCGAGGAACTGGCGGCGACCATGCAGACCCAGCTGAAGCGCTCGTTGCCCGTCGGCTCCACCGACAAGATGGCACTCCTGGCTGAACTCAAGCGCCACCGTCTGCTGCGCTACGCTGCAGGCTTCACGATCGCCAATGAAGATGCCCTGCTCGCCATCCGGCCGACCATCGTGGGCATCGTGAGCAACGATTCGCTGGCCGCTGCGCTCGACGCGGACGGTGTCATCGAGCAGGAAGCCACAGTCGGAGAGGCCGACCAATGAAGCTGGACAAGCTTGTGCTGGCGAACTGGGGGCAGTTGCCCCCAGGTGACTACGAATTCAGCAACATGACCGTGCTGACCGGCCCGACGGGTGCCGGTAAGTCCACGATGCTGGACGGTCTTCAGACGATCATGACTGCGGCCTACCAGGGCATCGTTGCCTACAACCCTGGCCAGGAAGAAGTGCAGGCCGGCCAGCGGCGCGGCAAGTCCAAGCGAACACTCGAGTCGTTTGTCTGCGGCGCCGAGTACGCCCTATTCTCGCGCCCTGACGGTGCTCATGGCTACGTGGCCGCCGTGTTCCGACCCGGCCCCAATGAGGGCCCGGCAAAGCCATTCACTGCTGTGGTCGCCGCCGCTGCCCGCGCAGACGGCTCCGGCGAACGGCGCATGGCCAAGCTGGAACGTCTGGAGCTCATCATCGTCGACGAGGATGCGCTGAATCTCGATGACTTCCTCAAGGACGCTGCCAACAGCGAGTGGGTCGCTGTCGAGGACATTGTCAAGCGCCTGAAGGCGAAGTACCGCAAGGTCACCAGCTATGAGAGTCACAAGAAGGATTACCTGTGCGCCCTCTACGGGCGATTTCGTGGCCGAACGAGTGTGAACTGGGATGAGACCCAGAACGCCGCCAAGGCGTGGAGCCAGTCGATCGCCTACAGGCCCATCGGCTCCGTTCACGACCTGGTGCGCGACGACATTCTGGAGTTTGACGGCAAGCAACTGCAGAGAGAGCATCACGCGCATCAGTGACCTGATGCGGCAGGTGAGCAATCTGCGCGAGGAAGGTGCCCGAATCGCCGCCACCGTGGAGCGGCTGCGCACCTTGAAGTCGGCGATCGCGGACACGACCGCGGCATTCGAGGAACAGGTGCAGTACGACCTGCTGGCAGCGCGGATGCACCTCCGCGATGACGCTGCCAGGATTGCCGGTGAGCGCAAGAAGATTGCCGACGACACCGACATCGTCGAGCGCAACACCGTGCTGCGCAATACCGAAAAGGCCCTGCGGGAAGGTGTTGACCGCAGCCGAATTGAGCTGGCCGCCAAGTTGAGTGGCATCGAAGCCCATGGCGTGAAGGAGCGTCTGGAGGACAAGCTCAGGTCGGCGACTTCCACTGCCAAAGGCACTTTGGAAGCGCTCCTCCTCGGGCTGCTGGCTGCAGGCCGGCTGGAGAACGCTGCGCGGACTTTCATCGGCAAGACAATTCCTGAGCAGTTTCTGCGTCTGAAGAAGTCGGTGCAGACGCTTGCTCAGGCTCTTGCCGCCACCGAGCTCGAGCGACTCGGACGGCTTCACACCGCAGTGGCCGAAGCCTCAATCGGTGACGATCCTGTACCTATCAAATTGTTGCAGCTGGTGCCTGCGTTCGAGGGCGCCCATATTGGATTGGCCGAGCTGCATGCCGCACTTATCGGGCCCACAGACAGCGTCTCGACGGCCATCGCCGCTGAGCAATCCACATTGGACGATCGGATACTGACCGAGCAGCGAGCAGTCAACGAGCTGGCCGAGCAGAAGCGACACTTGGCGGCTGGCGGTGGCAACTACAGCCGCGAGACGACCCTTGCCATCGATCGCATCCGGGAGGAACTGCCCGAAGCCAACGTCCAGGTACTGTGTGACCTGGTTGAGCCTCGCTCGGAGGAGTGGCAGCAGGCCATTGAGGGCTACCTCGACAACGCCCGTTTCAATCTCATCGTGAAGCCTGAGTGGGAGGCCCCCACCATCGATCTTCTTCACCGCGCGAGCTCGCGGGCCAAGGTCATCCAGGGGAAGCAGTGCCTGGATCGAGCCGACGCAAGTCGTGTACCGCGTGACTCCATCATTCACGAACTGCATACCAACCACCCAATTGCCAAGGCCTACCTTATCGAGCAGTACGGCACCGTGATCAAGGTGGAGAACTCGCAGCAGCTCCGAACGACCGCCCGGGGACTGACCAAGGATGGCAAGGGAAGCGGCTCGCGGACGATGTTCGTCGGCGAGAAGCGTGATCTCGTATTCGGTCGCGCAGCCCGAGAAAGGACGCTGAGGGAGGTGACAGCGAAGCT contains:
- a CDS encoding DUF4194 domain-containing protein translates to MSISTAVRDQLAVANIKADRFREIVVRLLSYGIIVRDEDRTEQILYDDARRVEALLEDYFEVAGFLLHHDSTNQFYRLYAPGAVVDGLPQDTLEPVPSLRARVSPDFVATALALRFLYQNKLNNGDIQSQGEALISFEELAATMQTQLKRSLPVGSTDKMALLAELKRHRLLRYAAGFTIANEDALLAIRPTIVGIVSNDSLAAALDADGVIEQEATVGEADQ